The Bacteroidales bacterium DNA window GATCAGGCAAATATCAATATTAAATCTGTGATCACCTCGCAGATAGCGATCAATATTCTGTTGGATATAAATGATCTTACGCGGGCAGAAACTTTAATAAGAAATGCAGAAGTAAAAGGAATAGAAATTATATCTGCAATATCTGAGATTTCTGTTGTAGCAGTTGTAGGAGAGGGCCTTACCACGCAATATGGAATTGCCGCAAAAACGTTTAAATCGGTGGCCGAAAAAGGGATCAATATTGAGATGATCTCTTTCGGAGCAAGCCATGTGGCAGCCTATTTTATCGTTAACAATTCCCGTAAAGCCGAAACGGTAAAGGCCATACACGAGGA harbors:
- a CDS encoding ACT domain-containing protein — protein: DQANINIKSVITSQIAINILLDINDLTRAETLIRNAEVKGIEIISAISEISVVAVVGEGLTTQYGIAAKTFKSVAEKGINIEMISFGASHVAAYFIVNNSRKAETVKAIHEEFFVNAPDPTVLTGNNK